One Hypanus sabinus isolate sHypSab1 chromosome 4, sHypSab1.hap1, whole genome shotgun sequence genomic region harbors:
- the LOC132392107 gene encoding gamma-crystallin S-1-like yields MAAIYFFPQIIFYEDRNFQGRHYECSSDCADLSPYFSRCNSIRVESDWWVLYERPNYMGYQYVLSRGEYPDYQRWMGFNDCVKSCRSYPPHRGGTYRMKIYEKPEFAGQMMEFMDDCPSLYDRFCYRDIHSCQVMDGYWIFYEHPNYRGRQYFLRPGEYRRYSDWGGYSSTVGSFRRMRDF; encoded by the exons CAATTTATTTCTTCCCACAGATCATCTTCTACGAGGACAGGAACTTCCAGGGTCGGCACTATGAGTGCAGCTCCGACTGTGCTGACCTCTCCCCTTACTTCAGCCGCTGTAACTCCATCCGTGTTGAGAGTGACTGGTGGGTGTTGTACGAGAGACCCAACTACATGGGATACCAGTATGTCCTGAGCaggggagagtatcctgactaccAGCGCTGGATGGGATTCAATGACTGTGTCAAGTCCTGTCGCAGTTACCCACCT CACCGAGGGGGCACCTACAGGATGAAGATTTATGAGAAGCCTGAATTTGCAGGACAGATGATGGAATTCATGGAcgactgtccctctctctatgatCGTTTCTGTTACCGTGACATCCACTCCTGTCAGGTGATGGATGGTTACTGGATCTTCTATGAACATCCCAACTACAGAGGCCGACAGTACTTCCTGAGACCCGGGGaatacaggagatacagtgactgGGGAGGCTACAGCTCAACTGTTGGGTCCTTCAGGCGAATGAGGGACTTCTAG